The sequence GCGAGTATCCACTGCGGTAACGGACTATATCGGAAGCTGTCCGTCACCTTGCTCCAAGCCGGCTTAGTTGTATTAGTCAAACTTTGTAGTATATTTGTCAGACTCACGCAAGTCCAGTGCCTTCGTTCCGGTCACAAAACTTGCAAGAGAATAATGCAAGTTCTGCGCCCTACACTCAGTCACGGGACTTGCTAGTAATAGTGTGGCTCGGAGACATGACTTTGAAACTCAAAAGGTGCTACCGCACTTTCGAGTTTCAAAGTCACGTCGGATACTCTTAACGTTATGCGCAATGCCTCGCTATATTTCATTTAGTTAATTCAACAGATTGTAGAAGAATGGAAAAAGAATGTTTTTATGGCTGGATTCGAAAAATAATGTGAAACGCAGATTTACGATTGTTTTAAATAAAATTGAAAGGAGTTCTGATTTTGGACTTTTTTGGTATTTTAAGAACTGCTTTGTATCTTTAAGTTTAAAAATTAAATAAAAATATAAGAATAAAAATATTAAATATAAGCTGGATAATAAGAATTATCCGAAACTTTATTGATATTTTAAGAATTACTATTAGAATCAAACAAGTTGCACTTTTGGTTTAAGTATGACTGAATAGAATTCTTCAATTGACTTTCTATTTCTAAGTTTGCCCGCATAGAATTATGAAACATTTTTTTGATTCTAAGCCTTCCTATTTATTTGTAGAAAGAAATTTTCAAGAATCGCATTAACTTAAAGTTTTTTTAGTTGAAGTTTTTTATCATAGGTAAACATATAGTAAACGCGTGGACGGAAATTACTTGCTAGATTTTATCGAGTTACGAGTTTAGTTCTTGTCAGATTTTATCGGAGTCGTACGAGGCAAAGCGCATAACTGCGAGTATCCACTGCGGTAACGGACTATATCGGAAGCTGTCCGTCACCTTGCTCCAAGCCGGCTTAGTTGTATTAGCCACACTTTGTAGTATTTTTGTTGAACTTACGCAAGTCCAGTGCCTTCGTTCCGGTCACAAAACTTGCAAGAGAATAATGCAAGTTTTGCGCCCTACACTCAGTCACGGGACTTGCTAGTAGTTGGTCGGCTTGGAGACATTGAAAAAATGACAAGAAAAATTCTTGGGGAATTTTCTTGCCATTTTTTCAACGTCGGATACTCTTTACGTTAGGTGACATTTTTTGCTTTGGCTTTTTGTATTACCGCCCCATTGGCTTTGCTGGTATAGGTGCCTTCGACATCCGTGTCTCAGGCAAAATCACATTGACAGAATTTAAAGAAAAAAATAAGGTTTTTGTATGTTTACTAAAGAAGAGTCAAGAAAAAAAATTCAAGAATTAACAGAAAGTTTTGAAGGAAAAATAGATTTTATTAAAACTTCCGGAGATTATAAAGAAGCACAAATTGAAGATGAATTTATTAAACCTCTTTTTAGATATTTAAACTGGAACATATCAAACGAAGGAATTCAAAATCCAAGTGAAAGAGAATTTATTGTTCAGGCAAAAGGAAGAAATGGGAAAGAGCCGGATTATCTTTTACAGTTAGACCAGAAACCTAAATTCTATGTGGAAGCAAAGCATACCAAGTATGATCTTCAAAAAAGAACAGACTATATTTGGCAAGCATACTCTTATTCATACTCAACACAATCTCTATCTGCTTCTAAGAAAGTAGACTTCGCGTTATTAACCGATTTCGAAGAATTTCGTTTCTTTGATTGTACGTTTCCAGTAAAAGATAATTCTATTTTAAATAACTACTGTGTGATTGATTGGACATATAAAGATTATATCACTAAATTCGATGAGCTCTGGGATTACTTCGAAAAAGAAAATGTTCGCAAGGATTCATTCGCAGGAGGAGCCACATCTCGACCTACGCTCTACTTAAACGAAAAAAAGATAAAGGCTAACCGTATTCCGCCAGACAAAGCATTCTTGAATGACTTGGACAATGAAGAGTCAGGATGGCGGATAACGCTTGCAAAAGATATAAAAAAATATCAACCTGAATTTAGTTCAGAATTTATTACTCAATCCGTTCAATTGATTTTAGATAGATTTATTTTTATCAAAGTTTTATCGGATAGAGAGATTGAAGAAGAAATTATAAAGCAAATCGTAAATAGAATTCAAAAAGAAGAAACTTCCGCGCATTCTGTATTCGAAGAATGCAAAGATATTTTTCATGACCTAGATAAGACTTACAATGGAAGTATATTTGCAGAGAGAGCAGAACTTGACAGCGTAAAAGTAGGCAATAAAACACTAGTTGGAATTCTAAAAGATTTTCTTCCTGAAAATTCTCGTTATAATTTCAAAGTCATTCCAGTTGAAATACTCGGAACGATTTACGAACAATTCTTAGGAAAAGTTGTAACGACTACAGACAAACGGGCGAAGATTGAATACAAACCCGAAGTCCGCAAAGCGGGTGGTGTGTATTATACGCCCGACTATATTGTAAACTACATCGTAGAAAAAACTGTCGGCGAAAAATTAAAAGAATGCAAGACCATCGACGACCTACTCGAAATCAAAATCTGTGACCCCGCTTGTGGTTCTGGTTCTTTTTTAATAGCGGCTTACGACGCCTTGATTCAATGGACAATCAGTTATTACAAAAATAAAAAATTAACCCGCGAAGAACAAAAGACAGTCTACACCGATTCCAATGGAGACATTCGCCTAACGTCCAAAATCAAACGCGATATTCTCCGCTCTTGCATCTATGGCGTTGATATTGACGCACAAGCTGTTGAAGTGACTAAGATGAGTTTGTCGCTGAAAGCACTTGAGAATACTACTCATTATGAAGTGCATCAGGAAGTCACTCTTTTTCATGTTTGTGTTCTGCCTCCGCTTGAGGGAAATATTATGTGCGGGAATAGTCTTGTGGAAACGGATTTTTATGAGGAAAGACTTCTGCTTTCTGATTATGAAGAAAAACAAATAAATGCTTTTAGTTGGAGTAACAGTTTTTCAGATATTTTTAAGAAAGGAAAATTTGATTGTATCATAGGCAATCCTCCGTATGGCGCAGCAATTAATGATAAAATCGAAAAGTATTTAATGGAAAAATTTTCTAAGACTTACGAGTATCAAGTAAATAGTTTTGTCCTCTTTATCGAGCAAGGATTTAATATTCTTAAAAATAATGGGAAGCTAGGATTAATTATTCCAGGTGTATTATTGACCCAACATTATTTTTCAAAAGTAAGGCATTTTCTTTTAAGTAATTTTCAGTTAAATTATATTGCACTGTGTAGATATAAAGTTTTCGAACAAGCTGAAACAGCCGAGACTATCTCCTTTGCATTTTCGAAGAATACTTCCCTAAATAATATAAACTATTTCATTGCAAATAACTATAACGAATTTGGAGACAATGAGTATATTACTGTTAGCCAGCAAAAATTTTTTGAGGCTAACAGATATGAAATGAACTTATTATCTTCTTCTAAGAAAGAAATTAATCTAAAAAAGAAACCTGTAATTTTACTAAGCGAGATTGCAATTCCTATCATGGGCATTAAACCTTATCAAGTTGGTAAAGGTTCTCCTAAACAAACAAGAAAGACGGTAGATGAGCGAATCTTTGATGCAAGCAAACAAAAAAATAAAACTTATAAGCAATACATCATTGGTAAAGATATTACGAGATATAAAATAGAACCGAAAGAGATTCGGTATATATCATATGGAGTTCATCTTGCAGAACCTCGTCAAACGGCACCGTTTGAGGATAATGAAAAAATTGTGATTAGGCAAACTGCTGATAAAATAATTGCCGCTCTTGATACTAACAAATATTATAACTTGAATAATGTTTATAATATTGCATTGAAAGATAAAGCCTACGATTTGAAATATTTATTAGGACTTCTAAATTCAAAACTTTTTATTTATCACTATAGGTCAATTGTTCCAGAAGAAGGAAGAGTCTTTGCAGAAATAAAAAAAGTTAATTTAGAAAAACTATATATTAGAAGTATTGACTTTAAGAAAAAAGAAGAAGAGATTTTATATAAGGATTTAGTAGCTAATGTAGATTTGCTTATAAACGAAAAGATGAAAGTTACGCAGACTACATCTGATTCTACTAGAATTGAACAAAAAATAACTCATCTCGATAACAAAATTGATTCTCTCGTATATCAACTCTATGACCTCACTCCAGAAGAAATTAACATTGTGGAAGGGGATAATGGATAATTCTTTCTTTTCTGATTATGCATATGACTTTTTAATCGGATTCTATTCTTACGAAAAGGAAATCGTAATTAGTCTACTTTCAATTTTTGGAGTTTTTGTTGGTTCGCTCATTACATTCATCGGTGGACTTATCACAAAGAAAAGTGAAACAAAATTTAAAGTAATTGAAAAGTTTATTGATAAGAAATTAGAAGCCTTTGAAAAATTAAATATTTTTATAAATGATTTAAGAACTGTTAACCAATACAATTTTACAGGTGAAAAAATATATAGGTACCCAATTGCCTTTCATTCCGTAGAAAATTTAACACAATTAAAATCGAAGCTTTTCGAAATTCTTAGTAATTCAATTTGGTATTCTTCAAAAGTTATAAGAGAATTAAATTTCTTACAAGATTACTTCGTAACTTTGCAAGTAAAAATTCAAGATGTCCCAAATGAAAAAATGAAAACGGTTGGAAGAATTTTATGGACTGACTTCATTGCCTTGTCATCTAAGCTTGATGAAATGAATAAAGAATTTTTTGTTGAAGAAATTGCAAATCTAAAATATAAACCTAGTAAAACATGGCATAAGTATAAACGACCCGAAACAGAAAAACGTTTGCAGTCTATGAAATTAATGCAATCAGACGAGCAGATTCAATTGTTGAAAGTTGGTGGATAATGCTGAAATTAAAATTGTTTAGTGGAAAGAAGAAAGAAAGGATAATAAGGAATAAACGTGATAAGAGATAAGC comes from Leptospiraceae bacterium and encodes:
- a CDS encoding N-6 DNA methylase codes for the protein MFTKEESRKKIQELTESFEGKIDFIKTSGDYKEAQIEDEFIKPLFRYLNWNISNEGIQNPSEREFIVQAKGRNGKEPDYLLQLDQKPKFYVEAKHTKYDLQKRTDYIWQAYSYSYSTQSLSASKKVDFALLTDFEEFRFFDCTFPVKDNSILNNYCVIDWTYKDYITKFDELWDYFEKENVRKDSFAGGATSRPTLYLNEKKIKANRIPPDKAFLNDLDNEESGWRITLAKDIKKYQPEFSSEFITQSVQLILDRFIFIKVLSDREIEEEIIKQIVNRIQKEETSAHSVFEECKDIFHDLDKTYNGSIFAERAELDSVKVGNKTLVGILKDFLPENSRYNFKVIPVEILGTIYEQFLGKVVTTTDKRAKIEYKPEVRKAGGVYYTPDYIVNYIVEKTVGEKLKECKTIDDLLEIKICDPACGSGSFLIAAYDALIQWTISYYKNKKLTREEQKTVYTDSNGDIRLTSKIKRDILRSCIYGVDIDAQAVEVTKMSLSLKALENTTHYEVHQEVTLFHVCVLPPLEGNIMCGNSLVETDFYEERLLLSDYEEKQINAFSWSNSFSDIFKKGKFDCIIGNPPYGAAINDKIEKYLMEKFSKTYEYQVNSFVLFIEQGFNILKNNGKLGLIIPGVLLTQHYFSKVRHFLLSNFQLNYIALCRYKVFEQAETAETISFAFSKNTSLNNINYFIANNYNEFGDNEYITVSQQKFFEANRYEMNLLSSSKKEINLKKKPVILLSEIAIPIMGIKPYQVGKGSPKQTRKTVDERIFDASKQKNKTYKQYIIGKDITRYKIEPKEIRYISYGVHLAEPRQTAPFEDNEKIVIRQTADKIIAALDTNKYYNLNNVYNIALKDKAYDLKYLLGLLNSKLFIYHYRSIVPEEGRVFAEIKKVNLEKLYIRSIDFKKKEEEILYKDLVANVDLLINEKMKVTQTTSDSTRIEQKITHLDNKIDSLVYQLYDLTPEEINIVEGDNG